A window from Corynebacterium singulare encodes these proteins:
- a CDS encoding DUF6918 family protein — protein MTNLTQLLQSPTRNAVVADLSTAADEAVSSLSGISGMAFKGALAAAKKADSKVLSKGINQLLPELLNALDSYWKEFEGSEQSDFGTYLDGRSSEITDTIMATADESAKDIKTPGIARTYKSLRGKASSILEPNVPTIGRVLQRHMGTV, from the coding sequence ATGACAAACCTCACCCAGCTTCTCCAGTCCCCCACCCGCAATGCCGTGGTCGCGGACTTGTCCACAGCCGCCGATGAGGCCGTTTCTTCCCTCAGTGGCATTTCCGGAATGGCCTTCAAAGGCGCCTTAGCCGCCGCAAAGAAGGCAGATTCCAAGGTCCTTTCTAAAGGAATCAACCAGTTGCTCCCGGAGCTTCTCAATGCCCTGGATTCCTATTGGAAGGAATTCGAAGGTTCTGAGCAATCCGATTTTGGCACCTACCTGGATGGTCGCAGCTCTGAAATTACTGACACCATCATGGCCACTGCAGATGAATCCGCAAAGGACATTAAAACACCAGGCATCGCGCGCACCTATAAGTCACTGCGCGGCAAGGCTTCTTCCATCTTGGAGCCCAACGTTCCGACCATCGGTCGTGTCCTACAGCGCCACATGGGCACTGTATAG
- a CDS encoding polysaccharide deacetylase family protein — MRRFFVRSVTALALAAITAAPVSAHAQELPTVPPLPRPHVNTTQIPQPQLPDLQDEIDRMEQNVYNALPKELQNNPVFAGSSRPQGSPQKQDKALTAKDAHNPAHRRQSVADETCSNCVAITYDDGPGNLTGQLLDTLKAKDAHASFMVLAPNAYAHPELLRRMTAEGHTVGNHTDSHRELTTLPAEQVDAEIKSGANAIKAATGQNPKWLRPPYGATNGTVDAAARANGQAQALWSIDTLDWKDRNAEHVCTAAVDGALPGSIILMHDIHPTTIEASTCIIDGLRAKGLEPVSLDRLIPNPQPGRQYLAQ; from the coding sequence ATGCGTCGATTTTTTGTCCGCTCCGTCACCGCCCTCGCACTAGCCGCGATTACTGCAGCGCCGGTGAGCGCCCACGCCCAGGAACTGCCCACGGTTCCTCCGCTGCCGCGACCGCACGTGAACACGACGCAGATTCCGCAGCCCCAGCTCCCCGACCTCCAGGACGAGATCGACCGCATGGAGCAGAACGTTTACAACGCCCTCCCGAAGGAGCTTCAGAACAATCCTGTCTTTGCCGGTTCCTCGAGACCCCAGGGCTCGCCTCAGAAACAGGACAAGGCACTCACCGCCAAGGATGCGCACAACCCGGCACACCGGCGACAATCCGTTGCTGACGAGACGTGCTCCAACTGCGTCGCTATCACCTACGACGATGGCCCTGGCAACCTCACCGGGCAGCTTTTGGACACGCTCAAGGCCAAGGATGCCCACGCTAGTTTCATGGTTCTAGCCCCCAATGCCTACGCTCACCCCGAGCTGCTTCGCCGCATGACGGCCGAGGGCCACACTGTGGGCAACCACACCGATTCGCACAGAGAGCTCACTACCTTGCCCGCAGAACAGGTCGACGCTGAAATCAAGTCCGGCGCAAACGCCATCAAGGCCGCTACCGGCCAGAACCCAAAGTGGCTACGCCCTCCCTACGGTGCTACTAACGGCACTGTCGACGCCGCAGCACGTGCTAACGGACAGGCCCAAGCACTGTGGTCAATCGACACACTCGATTGGAAAGACCGCAACGCCGAACACGTCTGCACCGCCGCTGTCGACGGCGCGTTGCCGGGAAGCATCATTCTCATGCACGACATCCACCCCACCACTATCGAAGCAAGCACTTGCATCATCGACGGTCTCCGCGCCAAAGGGTTAGAACCCGTAAGCCTCGACCGCCTCATCCCGAACCCCCAGCCAGGCCGACAGTACCTCGCCCAATAG
- the dnaN gene encoding DNA polymerase III subunit beta produces MDQSVSFRVAKDDLANAVAWVARSLPSKVTQPVLRAMLITADDNGLEFTGFDYEVSTRVRIAGMVDEPGRIAVAGKLLSDIVASLPNKEVEMTQEDSKVLLTCGSSRFELPLIPLDDYPQLPVLPEVTGTINPQLFVEAISQVVAAAGKDDTLPMLTGVHIAINGSHVEMTATDRFRLAMRTFEWEPVSESVEAKLLVPAKTLQETGRSLDTHLNIPVEIAVGTGENIAAEGLFGLHADNRETTTRMLDADFPNVAPLLPKSHTAMASIEVAPLQEAIRRVSLLTDRNAQIRMEFGEGEVTLAAGADSGRATETLPCAFNGRDSFVIAFNPSYLKDGLAVVHTDRVVFGFTEPSRPAIMIPEPEELPAATEDGTFPTPETDFTYLLMPVRLPG; encoded by the coding sequence ATGGACCAGTCCGTGTCATTTCGCGTTGCCAAAGATGACCTCGCCAACGCCGTCGCATGGGTCGCGCGCAGCCTGCCGTCGAAGGTCACCCAGCCGGTACTTCGCGCAATGCTGATCACCGCGGATGACAATGGTTTGGAATTCACCGGCTTCGATTACGAAGTGTCCACTCGCGTGCGCATTGCCGGCATGGTGGATGAACCGGGACGCATTGCCGTGGCCGGTAAATTGCTTTCTGACATCGTTGCCTCGTTGCCCAATAAGGAAGTGGAGATGACGCAGGAGGATTCCAAAGTCCTGCTTACCTGTGGTTCCTCCCGCTTTGAACTACCACTTATCCCGCTGGATGATTATCCGCAGCTGCCTGTGCTCCCGGAGGTCACCGGCACCATCAATCCGCAGCTCTTCGTTGAGGCAATTAGCCAGGTCGTAGCCGCAGCCGGTAAGGATGACACGTTGCCGATGCTCACTGGTGTGCACATTGCGATCAACGGATCCCACGTGGAGATGACCGCCACGGACCGCTTCCGCTTGGCCATGCGTACCTTCGAGTGGGAGCCGGTGTCTGAGTCCGTTGAAGCCAAGCTTCTTGTCCCAGCCAAGACCCTCCAGGAAACCGGCCGTTCCCTGGATACCCACCTCAACATCCCGGTGGAGATCGCCGTGGGTACCGGCGAGAACATCGCTGCTGAGGGCCTGTTTGGTCTGCACGCAGATAACCGCGAAACCACCACCCGCATGCTCGATGCGGACTTCCCCAACGTGGCACCGCTACTGCCCAAGAGCCACACGGCCATGGCCAGCATCGAGGTCGCTCCGCTGCAGGAAGCCATCCGCCGTGTGTCCCTTCTGACAGACCGCAACGCGCAGATCCGCATGGAGTTCGGTGAAGGCGAGGTCACCCTCGCCGCCGGTGCTGATTCCGGCCGCGCCACGGAAACCTTGCCCTGTGCGTTCAACGGCCGCGATAGCTTCGTCATCGCCTTCAACCCGTCCTACCTCAAGGACGGTTTGGCCGTGGTTCACACCGATCGCGTCGTCTTCGGCTTCACCGAACCTTCCCGCCCGGCGATCATGATTCCGGAGCCGGAGGAGCTGCCGGCGGCCACCGAGGATGGCACGTTCCCGACTCCGGAGACGGACTTCACGTACCTGCTGATGCCGGTGCGTCTGCCAGGCTAG
- a CDS encoding DciA family protein: MTMTEQEFDPIKALFERTRSNSKNAPKLNKPAPKMNLAPTPAEQQPKPYRRGRPSGPDGRRRRRSLDVPSLGAQIQREIGKRGWEHELAHGWVMGNWDNLVGERIAAHTQPLTIKDHVVYVACDSSSWATELRYLQRPILQKIADRLGPDVVVKLHIQGPKQHRNYEGRQWVKPQGSQDTYG; this comes from the coding sequence ATGACGATGACTGAGCAGGAATTCGATCCAATCAAGGCCCTATTTGAGCGCACGCGAAGTAATTCGAAGAATGCGCCCAAGCTCAACAAACCAGCGCCGAAGATGAACCTGGCGCCAACGCCAGCGGAACAACAACCCAAGCCTTATCGTCGCGGTCGCCCGAGCGGACCTGATGGGCGCCGTCGGCGTCGCAGCCTTGATGTGCCAAGCCTGGGTGCCCAGATTCAGCGTGAAATTGGAAAGCGTGGCTGGGAGCATGAACTGGCCCACGGTTGGGTGATGGGCAATTGGGACAACCTCGTCGGTGAGCGCATCGCTGCGCATACCCAACCTCTCACCATCAAGGATCACGTGGTCTACGTAGCGTGTGACTCTTCGAGTTGGGCCACCGAACTTCGCTACCTCCAGCGCCCAATATTGCAGAAGATCGCGGACCGTCTCGGCCCGGATGTGGTGGTTAAGCTGCACATTCAAGGCCCTAAGCAGCACCGCAATTACGAGGGCCGCCAGTGGGTAAAGCCGCAAGGCTCGCAGGATACCTATGGATAA
- a CDS encoding CopG family transcriptional regulator, whose amino-acid sequence MAMTLRLTPEQDHALTLLASAQGTSKHEAVVRAVVAAASRTLSDAAVQDTARRLLPGRSELEAEIRQARGHA is encoded by the coding sequence ATGGCAATGACTTTAAGGCTGACTCCAGAGCAGGACCACGCACTCACGCTGTTGGCTTCCGCACAAGGAACCTCGAAACATGAGGCTGTGGTGCGGGCCGTTGTCGCTGCGGCATCGCGCACGCTGTCGGATGCTGCAGTACAAGACACCGCACGTAGGTTGCTTCCCGGCCGCTCGGAGCTGGAGGCAGAAATTCGCCAGGCACGTGGTCACGCATGA
- a CDS encoding GNAT family N-acetyltransferase: MHLLPLTEADRTYLARLNFLTDTFGDEHKELTPQFEEDFEYYLSGWDPSRGGFIAWEGHVPAGGVWLNWGTPKRHGYGHVAEGIPEIGLAVEPRFRGQGVGTALIDASTNLAREMGAPGISLSVATANERAHRLYLHLGFEPVGDNDGHVVLVKRFH, translated from the coding sequence ATGCACCTTCTCCCCCTGACTGAAGCTGACCGCACGTATCTCGCCCGCCTCAACTTCCTCACCGACACCTTTGGCGATGAGCACAAGGAGCTCACCCCGCAGTTTGAGGAGGATTTCGAGTACTACCTTTCCGGTTGGGATCCTTCGCGTGGCGGCTTCATCGCCTGGGAAGGCCACGTGCCCGCCGGTGGGGTGTGGCTCAATTGGGGTACGCCTAAGCGCCACGGCTACGGCCATGTGGCCGAGGGCATCCCTGAGATCGGCCTTGCCGTGGAGCCGCGTTTCCGCGGCCAAGGCGTGGGCACCGCGCTTATCGACGCCTCCACCAACCTCGCCCGCGAAATGGGTGCGCCGGGCATCTCACTGTCGGTGGCCACGGCCAATGAGCGTGCCCACCGCCTCTACCTGCACCTCGGCTTTGAGCCCGTAGGCGACAACGACGGTCACGTGGTGCTGGTCAAGCGCTTCCATTAG
- the gyrB gene encoding DNA topoisomerase (ATP-hydrolyzing) subunit B, producing MAEQHAYDAGSITILEGLEAVRKRPGMYIGSTGARGLHHLIWEIVDNSVDEAMAGYADKVIVTLLEDGGVEVIDNGRGIPVEMHASGVPTVQVVMTQLHAGGKFDSESYAVSGGLHGVGISVVNALSTRVEADIKRDGKHWYQNFINAIPDDLVEGDNARGTGTTVRFWPDPEIFETVEFDYDTIARRLQEMAFLNKGLTIVLRDERAISKEQAELDEIAEAGDEAVSLSSLDEKDASGEDSEKKASKKKKEVTYHYPNGLQDYVEYLNRNKSSIHPTIVGFDVKGEDHEVEIALQWNQGYKQSVHTFANTINTHEGGTHEEGFRAALTSLMNRYAKEHKLLKEKDGNLSGDDCREGLAAVISVKVGDPQFEGQTKTKLGNSEIKGFVQRAVNEHLNDWFDANPAEAKVIINKAVSSAHARVAARKARELVRRKSAGDLGGLPGKLADCRSKDSKLSELYIVEGDSAGGSAKGGRDSMFQAILPLRGKILNVEKARMDKVLKNAEVQAIITALGTGIHEEFDISKLRYDKIVLMADADVDGQHIATLLLTLLFRFMPQLVEDGHVYLANPPLYKLKWAKGQPGYAFSDTERDKLLAEGLAENRKINKDDGIQRYKGLGEMNASELWETTLDPTTRILRRVDLEDAQRADELFSILMGDDVSARRSFITRRAKDVRFLDV from the coding sequence GTGGCTGAACAACACGCATATGATGCGGGGTCAATTACGATTTTGGAGGGCCTTGAGGCCGTCCGTAAGCGCCCCGGCATGTACATCGGTTCCACCGGTGCCCGCGGCCTGCACCACCTGATCTGGGAGATCGTTGATAACTCCGTCGATGAGGCCATGGCCGGCTACGCCGACAAGGTCATCGTCACTCTCTTGGAGGATGGCGGCGTCGAGGTCATCGATAACGGCCGTGGTATCCCGGTGGAGATGCACGCTTCTGGTGTTCCGACTGTCCAGGTGGTCATGACCCAGCTGCACGCCGGCGGCAAGTTCGACTCTGAGTCCTACGCGGTCTCTGGTGGTCTTCACGGTGTGGGTATTTCCGTGGTCAACGCATTGTCCACCCGCGTTGAGGCGGACATTAAGCGCGATGGCAAGCACTGGTACCAGAACTTCATCAACGCCATCCCGGACGATCTCGTCGAGGGCGACAACGCCCGCGGTACCGGTACCACCGTCCGTTTCTGGCCGGATCCGGAAATCTTTGAGACCGTCGAGTTTGACTACGACACCATCGCCCGCCGCCTCCAGGAGATGGCCTTCCTCAACAAGGGTCTGACCATCGTTCTGCGTGATGAGCGCGCCATCTCCAAGGAGCAGGCCGAGCTCGATGAGATCGCTGAGGCCGGCGATGAAGCTGTAAGCCTGAGCTCCCTGGATGAGAAGGATGCTAGTGGAGAGGACAGTGAGAAGAAGGCTTCCAAGAAAAAGAAGGAAGTAACCTACCACTACCCGAACGGTCTGCAGGACTACGTTGAATACCTCAACCGCAACAAGTCCTCTATTCACCCCACCATCGTTGGCTTTGACGTCAAGGGCGAGGATCATGAGGTCGAAATCGCACTGCAGTGGAACCAGGGCTACAAGCAGTCCGTCCACACCTTCGCCAACACCATCAATACCCACGAAGGTGGTACCCACGAGGAGGGCTTCCGTGCGGCGCTGACCTCCCTGATGAACCGCTATGCCAAGGAACACAAGCTCCTGAAGGAAAAGGATGGCAACCTCTCCGGTGATGACTGCCGCGAGGGTCTTGCTGCCGTTATTTCCGTCAAGGTGGGTGACCCGCAGTTCGAGGGCCAGACCAAGACCAAGCTCGGCAACTCTGAGATCAAGGGCTTTGTCCAGCGCGCAGTCAACGAGCACCTCAATGACTGGTTTGATGCCAACCCGGCTGAGGCCAAGGTCATTATCAATAAGGCTGTTTCTTCGGCGCATGCCCGCGTCGCTGCGCGCAAGGCCCGTGAGCTGGTTCGCCGTAAATCCGCCGGTGATCTCGGTGGTTTGCCCGGCAAGTTGGCGGATTGCCGTTCCAAGGACTCCAAGCTCTCTGAGCTCTACATCGTGGAGGGTGACTCCGCAGGTGGTTCCGCAAAGGGCGGCCGCGATTCCATGTTCCAGGCCATCCTGCCGCTGCGAGGCAAGATCCTCAACGTGGAAAAGGCCCGTATGGACAAGGTGCTCAAGAACGCCGAGGTTCAGGCCATCATCACTGCGTTGGGTACCGGTATCCACGAAGAGTTTGATATTTCCAAGCTGCGTTACGACAAGATCGTGCTCATGGCTGATGCTGACGTGGACGGCCAGCACATCGCAACGCTGCTTCTCACCCTGCTCTTCCGCTTCATGCCGCAGCTGGTTGAGGATGGTCACGTTTACCTGGCTAACCCGCCGCTGTACAAGCTCAAGTGGGCTAAGGGCCAGCCAGGTTATGCCTTCTCCGATACCGAGCGTGACAAGCTTTTGGCAGAAGGCCTGGCTGAGAACCGCAAGATCAACAAGGATGACGGCATCCAGCGCTATAAGGGTCTCGGTGAGATGAACGCTTCCGAGCTCTGGGAGACCACCCTGGATCCGACTACCCGTATTTTGCGCCGCGTGGATCTTGAGGACGCCCAGCGTGCCGACGAGCTCTTCTCCATCCTCATGGGTGATGACGTTTCTGCTCGCCGTTCCTTCATTACCCGTCGTGCGAAGGACGTGCGCTTCCTCGACGTGTAA
- a CDS encoding DUF3566 domain-containing protein, producing the protein MIGRELHLARISPMSAFRVGLAMSLVGLVAWIIAVCLLYMGLDQAGIWDSLNSLVGSVGGGFEVSFGLVVSAAALFGAIIAVLMTILAPLMAVIYNAIVDVFGGFKVRLQDEAQR; encoded by the coding sequence ATGATCGGACGAGAGCTTCACCTAGCGCGGATTTCACCGATGTCGGCCTTCCGCGTGGGCCTCGCCATGTCACTCGTCGGGCTTGTTGCCTGGATCATTGCAGTTTGCCTGCTCTACATGGGCCTCGATCAAGCTGGCATTTGGGATTCCCTCAATAGCTTGGTCGGCAGCGTAGGCGGTGGCTTTGAGGTCAGCTTTGGCCTCGTCGTCTCTGCTGCGGCTCTCTTCGGCGCCATCATCGCTGTTCTCATGACTATCCTGGCACCACTCATGGCTGTTATATATAACGCCATCGTCGATGTCTTTGGTGGGTTCAAGGTGCGTCTCCAGGACGAGGCGCAGCGGTAG
- the gyrA gene encoding DNA gyrase subunit A — protein MSDNNGDLFDRIHPIDINEEMESSYIDYAMSVIVGRALPEVRDGLKPVHRRILYAMFDSGYRPDRGYVKSARPVSDTMGQFHPHGDSAIYDTLVRLAQPWNMRYPLVDGQGNFGSRGNDGPAAMRYTECRMTPLAMEMVRDIRENTVDFAPNYDGKTEEPVILPSRVPNLLMNGSGGIAVGMATNIPPHNLGELADAIYWLLENPNASEEEALEACMKYVKGPDFPTAGLIVGDQGIKDAYTTGRGSIRMRGVTSIEEVGNRQTIVITELPYQVNPDNMISNIAESVVNGKIAGIAKIEDESSDRVGMRIVVTLKRDAVARVVLNNLYKHSQLQTSFGANMLSIVDGVPRTLRLDQMLSYYVAHQIEVIVRRTQYRLDEAEKRAHILRGLVKALDMLDEVIALIRRSPTVEEAREGLMQLLDVDEIQADAILAMRLRRLAALERQKIVDELAEIEKTIADLKDILAREERQRQIVHDELEEIVEKYGDERRTQIVASSGDVTDEDLIARENVVVTITATGYAKRTKVDAYKAQKRGGKGVRGAELKQDDIVKNFFVCSTHDWILFFTNFGRVYRLKAYELPEAGRTARGQHVANLLEFQPEEKIAQVIQIQSYEDAPYLVLATKQGRVKKSRLTDYESARSAGLIAINLNEGDALIGAQLVNEGDDILLTSEQGQAIRFTADDDQLRPMGRATAGVKGMRFRGDDQLLSMSVVNDGQFLLVATSGGYGKRTAIEEYTPQGRGGLGVMTFKYTPKRGKLISAIAVDEDDEIFAITSAGGVVRTEVNQIRPSSRATMGVRLVNLGDDVELLAIDRNVEDDGEEDAQAVAKGEKSVEDVKPEHLKLGEESKDNKDTAADNKTDEE, from the coding sequence ATGAGTGATAACAACGGCGATCTTTTTGATCGTATTCATCCGATTGACATCAATGAGGAGATGGAGTCGAGCTATATCGACTACGCCATGTCCGTCATTGTCGGCCGTGCTCTGCCGGAGGTTCGTGATGGCCTCAAGCCAGTACACCGCCGCATCCTCTACGCCATGTTTGACTCCGGCTACCGCCCGGATCGCGGTTATGTGAAGTCTGCCCGTCCGGTTTCGGACACGATGGGTCAGTTCCACCCGCACGGTGATTCCGCCATCTACGACACGCTGGTGCGCTTGGCCCAGCCGTGGAACATGCGCTACCCGTTGGTCGATGGCCAGGGTAACTTCGGTTCCCGCGGTAACGACGGCCCTGCTGCTATGCGTTATACCGAGTGCCGCATGACGCCGCTGGCCATGGAGATGGTGCGCGATATTCGTGAAAACACGGTCGATTTCGCCCCGAACTACGATGGCAAGACCGAAGAGCCGGTTATCCTACCCTCCCGCGTTCCGAACCTGCTGATGAACGGTTCCGGCGGTATTGCCGTGGGTATGGCCACCAACATTCCGCCGCACAACCTGGGCGAGTTGGCGGACGCCATTTACTGGCTGCTGGAGAACCCCAATGCTAGTGAGGAAGAGGCTCTTGAGGCGTGCATGAAGTACGTCAAGGGTCCGGATTTTCCCACTGCTGGCCTTATCGTCGGTGACCAGGGCATCAAAGATGCTTACACAACCGGCCGCGGCTCCATCCGCATGCGCGGTGTGACCTCCATTGAGGAGGTGGGCAACCGCCAGACCATCGTTATCACCGAGCTGCCGTACCAGGTCAACCCGGACAACATGATTTCCAACATCGCGGAGTCTGTGGTTAACGGCAAGATTGCCGGCATTGCCAAGATTGAGGATGAGTCTTCTGACCGTGTGGGTATGCGCATCGTTGTCACCCTGAAGCGTGATGCTGTGGCCCGCGTTGTTCTCAACAACCTGTACAAGCACTCCCAGCTGCAGACCTCCTTCGGCGCGAACATGCTCTCCATCGTCGATGGCGTGCCGCGCACTCTGCGTCTGGACCAGATGCTGAGCTACTACGTGGCCCACCAGATTGAGGTCATCGTTCGCCGTACCCAATACCGCCTCGATGAGGCCGAGAAGCGCGCCCATATCCTGCGCGGTTTGGTCAAGGCGCTCGATATGCTCGATGAGGTCATCGCACTCATCCGCCGTTCCCCGACGGTCGAGGAGGCCCGCGAGGGCTTGATGCAGCTTCTCGACGTCGACGAGATCCAAGCCGACGCCATCCTGGCCATGCGCCTGCGCCGCCTGGCTGCCTTGGAGCGCCAGAAGATCGTTGACGAGTTGGCAGAGATCGAGAAAACCATCGCCGACCTCAAGGACATCCTTGCCCGCGAGGAGCGCCAGCGCCAGATTGTCCACGATGAGCTCGAAGAGATCGTCGAGAAGTACGGTGATGAGCGCCGCACACAGATCGTCGCCTCTTCCGGTGACGTCACCGATGAGGACCTCATCGCACGTGAGAACGTCGTTGTCACTATCACCGCTACGGGCTACGCCAAGCGCACCAAGGTGGATGCCTACAAGGCCCAGAAGCGCGGCGGTAAGGGCGTTCGTGGTGCGGAGCTCAAGCAGGATGACATTGTCAAGAACTTCTTCGTGTGCTCCACGCACGACTGGATCCTGTTCTTCACCAACTTCGGCCGTGTCTATCGCCTCAAGGCTTACGAGCTTCCAGAGGCCGGCCGTACCGCCCGCGGCCAGCACGTGGCCAACCTGCTGGAGTTCCAGCCGGAGGAGAAGATCGCACAGGTCATCCAGATTCAGTCCTATGAGGATGCTCCTTACCTCGTTCTCGCCACGAAGCAAGGACGCGTCAAGAAGTCCCGACTCACCGACTACGAGTCTGCACGTTCCGCCGGTCTTATCGCCATCAACCTCAACGAGGGTGATGCTCTCATTGGCGCACAGCTTGTCAATGAGGGCGATGACATCCTGCTTACCTCTGAGCAGGGCCAGGCCATCCGCTTCACCGCGGACGATGACCAGCTGCGCCCGATGGGCCGCGCTACGGCAGGTGTGAAGGGCATGCGCTTCCGCGGCGATGACCAGCTGCTGTCCATGTCCGTGGTCAATGACGGTCAGTTCCTGCTTGTGGCCACCTCCGGCGGCTACGGCAAGCGCACAGCCATTGAGGAATACACCCCGCAGGGCCGTGGCGGCCTGGGTGTTATGACCTTCAAGTACACCCCGAAGCGCGGCAAGCTCATCTCTGCCATCGCCGTCGATGAGGATGACGAGATCTTCGCCATCACCTCTGCCGGCGGTGTTGTCCGTACCGAGGTCAACCAGATTCGCCCGAGCTCCCGCGCCACGATGGGCGTGCGCTTGGTCAACCTGGGCGATGACGTCGAGTTGCTTGCTATCGACCGTAACGTTGAAGACGACGGTGAGGAAGATGCCCAGGCAGTAGCCAAGGGTGAGAAGTCCGTTGAGGACGTCAAGCCTGAGCACCTCAAGCTTGGCGAGGAGTCCAAGGACAACAAGGATACGGCCGCTGACAACAAGACCGATGAGGAGTAA
- the recF gene encoding DNA replication/repair protein RecF (All proteins in this family for which functions are known are DNA-binding proteins that assist the filamentation of RecA onto DNA for the initiation of recombination or recombinational repair.), with product MYIRELDVRDFRSWPELTLELKPGITLFVGRNGFGKTNIVEAIGYTAHLSSHRVAHDAPLVRHGAANARISATAVNQGRELTAHLLIKPHAANQAQINRTRLKSPREVLGVVTTVLFSPEDLSLIRGEPAARRQYLDDIIASRTPRLAGVKADYDKVLKQRNALLKSASPSLRRGYSDSDGASALATLDVWDTQLSSLGAQVIQARLALVDALQDLVPAAYSGLAPESRPASIEYKSTVDVTDRDVIEAMMLTELASMRQREIERGMSLVGPHRDDLVVNLGTAPAKGFASHGETWSYAISLRLAEFNLLRQDGTDPILILDDVFAELDAKRREKLVHLAAEAEQVLITAAVDEDLPGNLQPIERFTVTVRDTEEGRISELTPHDQVDQATAGDDDD from the coding sequence ATGTACATTCGCGAACTCGATGTCAGGGACTTCCGTTCCTGGCCCGAGCTCACCCTCGAGCTGAAACCGGGGATTACCCTTTTCGTTGGCCGCAATGGCTTCGGCAAAACCAATATCGTCGAGGCGATTGGTTATACCGCGCACCTGTCTTCGCATCGCGTTGCCCACGATGCCCCGCTGGTGCGCCACGGGGCAGCCAACGCGCGTATTTCTGCAACCGCGGTTAACCAAGGCCGTGAGCTCACCGCGCACCTGCTCATCAAGCCGCATGCGGCGAACCAGGCGCAAATCAACCGCACCCGTCTCAAATCTCCGCGGGAAGTGCTCGGCGTGGTCACAACCGTGTTGTTCTCTCCCGAAGATCTCTCCCTCATTCGCGGTGAACCAGCAGCAAGACGCCAGTATCTCGATGACATCATTGCATCGCGGACCCCGCGCCTGGCCGGCGTGAAGGCCGACTACGATAAGGTGCTCAAGCAGCGCAATGCTCTGCTGAAGTCGGCGTCGCCTAGCTTGCGCCGCGGCTACAGTGACAGTGATGGCGCCTCAGCCCTGGCCACGCTCGACGTCTGGGATACCCAGCTCTCGTCCCTCGGTGCACAGGTGATTCAGGCACGCCTCGCGCTTGTCGACGCCCTCCAGGATCTCGTCCCCGCCGCCTACTCCGGCCTTGCTCCGGAGTCCCGCCCGGCCAGCATCGAGTACAAGTCCACCGTGGACGTCACTGATCGCGATGTCATCGAAGCCATGATGCTTACGGAGCTCGCCTCCATGCGGCAGCGAGAGATCGAGCGTGGCATGTCGCTGGTGGGCCCCCACCGCGATGACCTCGTAGTGAACTTGGGCACGGCCCCTGCGAAGGGCTTTGCCAGCCACGGCGAAACCTGGTCTTATGCCATTTCCCTGCGCCTAGCGGAATTCAATCTGCTGCGCCAGGACGGCACCGATCCGATCCTCATCCTTGATGATGTCTTCGCTGAGCTGGATGCCAAGCGCCGCGAAAAGCTCGTGCACCTTGCAGCTGAGGCTGAACAAGTGCTCATCACCGCAGCCGTTGACGAGGATCTCCCTGGCAACTTGCAGCCCATCGAGCGTTTCACAGTCACCGTGAGGGACACGGAAGAGGGCCGGATTTCTGAACTTACACCGCACGACCAGGTGGATCAGGCGACTGCCGGTGATGACGATGACTGA